Proteins from a genomic interval of Poecile atricapillus isolate bPoeAtr1 chromosome 1, bPoeAtr1.hap1, whole genome shotgun sequence:
- the AIP gene encoding AH receptor-interacting protein — protein MEQQVEQLRADGVDKEVLREGTGPLPDFCDGTKATFHYRTLRCGDEETPVDDSRARGKPMELIAGKKFKLPVWEAALRTMRPGERARFRCDAKHVLLYPLVSKSLRNIAAGKDPLEGQRHCCSIAQMHEHYSLGYPDLDELQKNPQPLIFDIELLKVEPPGSYQQDPWAMTDEEKLQAVPQIHKEGNELYRQGKVSEAASKYYDAIACLKNLQMKEQPGSPDWIELDQKITPLLLNYCQCKLQCEEYYEVLDHCSSILNKYEDNVKAYFKRGKAHAAVWNVAEAQADFAKVLALDPSLRPVVSKELRSLEARLREKDAEDKIRFKGIFSQ, from the exons ATGGAGCAGCAAGTCGAGCAGCTGCGAGCGGACGGCGTGGACAAGGAGGTGCTGCGGGAGGGCACCGGGCCGCTGCCAGACTTCTGTGACGGCACCAAG GCCACTTTCCACTACCGGACGCTGCGATGCGGCGATGAGGAGACACCGGTGGACGATAGCAGGGCACGGGGGAAGCCCATGGAGCTCATCGCCGGGAAAAAGTTCAAGCTGCCGGTGTGGGAAGCGGCTCTGCGAACCATGCGGCCCGGCGAGCGCGCCCGCTTCCGCTGCGACGCCAAG CACGTGTTGCTTTACCCGCTAGTGTCCAAGAGCCTGCGGAACATCGCAGCAGGGAAGGACCCGCTGGAGGGGCAGCGGCACTGCTGCAGCATTGCTCAGATGCACGAGCACTACTCCCTGGGGTACCCCGACCTCGACGAGCTCCAGAAgaacccccagcccctcatcTTCGACATCGAGCTGCTGAAG GTGGAGCCACCCGGCTCCTACCAGCAGGACCCATGGGCCATGACAGAtgaggagaagctccaggctGTTCCCCAGATCCACAAGGAAGGCAACGAGCTGTACCGGCAGGGCAAAGTGTCCGAGGCAGCTTCCAAATATTACGATGCCATCGCCTGTCTCAAGAACCTGCAGATGAAG GAGCAACCGGGCTCTCCGGACTGGATCGAGCTCGACCAGAAGATCACACCCCTGCTCTTAAACTACTGCCAATGCAAGCTGCAGTGTGAGGAGTACTACGAGGTGCTGGACCACTGCTCCTCCATCCTCAACAAGTATGAGG ACAACGTCAAGGCCTACTTCAAGCGGGGCAAGGCCCATGCAGCAGTGTGGAACGTGGCTGAGGCACAGGCTGACTTTGCCAAAGTCCTGGCTCTTGACCCCTCGCTGCGCCCCGTGGTCTCCAAGGAGCTGCGGAGCCTGGAAGCGCGGCTGCGGGAGAAGGATGCCGAAGACAAGATCCGCTTCAAGGGCATCTTCTCCCAGTAG
- the PITPNM1 gene encoding membrane-associated phosphatidylinositol transfer protein 1 isoform X1 produces the protein MLIKEYHILLPMSLEEYQVAQLYMIQKKSREESSGEGSGVEILANRPYSDGPGGSGQYTHKIYHVGSHIPSWFRALLPKAALQVEEESWNAYPYTRTRYTCPFVEKFSIEIETYYRPDAGQQTNIFNLSAAEKRQRILDTIDIVRDPISPGEYKPEEDPKLYHSSKTGRGPLGDDWLEAAAAGGPLMCAYKLCKVEFRYWGMQSKIEQFIHDVGLRKVMLRAHRQAWCWQDEWTDLTMEDIRQLEEETARMLAQKMAKCGEGEEPPAAGISPEGQPEPDGPGGQEEAELQAGANTPSDDTFAKQWSTSSRSSYSSQHGGGVSPQSLSEWRMQNIARDSENSSEEEFFDAHEDLSDSDEVFAKEMTKWSSNDFLDTLERPAELDEALGDGASATKGDGEGLGTSSFPEGVTAESTGQMCRIHALFLILHSGNILDQGAGEPGSKQADVQTLAATFDAVTRVHFPEALGHVALRLVPCPPICAAAYALVSKLSPYSHDRDSLSSSQDHIPLAALPLLATSSGTYQHAVGTVITRANQAYAAFLHSGEGTGFCGQVVLLGDCVGGILGFDALCQSRVGSGGSRSSSRRGSLSMEPISPEQCGGLDPLADGTEGVSVLGQASPEPSGTQGDSQQHSSTCSLQASEAPLEAEVPRSSAVALDGAEGASTRLEFKVSGFFLFGSPLGLVLALRKTVMPALDVAQLRPACEQIYNLFHAADPCASRLEPLLAKAFHAVPPLSVPRYQKYPLGDGTSSLLAEALQTHSALFLPKVDVAAPPTPTGSFGGFWKGSEPAEPPTPASTSEVVKILERWWGPKRIDYSLYCPDALTAFPTITLPHLFHASYWESSDVVAFILRQVMEKEGPQPAESEESSIYSPAIPREKWQRKRTQVKIRNVTANHRACDVIVCEGKAQVLSGRFMYGPLDVVTLTGEKVDIYIMTQPLSGKWLYYGTEVTSGSGRLTFTIPPDKALAIGIYPVRMVVRGDHSYAEAYLTVVARGTESVVFSIDGSFTASVSIMGSDPKVRAGAVDVVRHWQDSGYMIIYVTGRPDMQKHRVVAWLSQHNFPHGAVSFCDGLTHDPLRQKAAFLQSLRTEAEISIVAGYGSTKDVSVYSSLGLTPAHIYIVGRAVKKFHNQCQFLSEGYVAHLAQLEAAALANSPKGPPRPVLGKGTYGCPAPVDFLRKQSQLLRSRGSSQAERDGGPPSAPPGLSWTKPRSVSLKLEGEE, from the exons atgCTGATCAAGGAGTACCACATCCTGCTGCCCATGAGCCTGGAGGAGTACCAGGTGGCCCAGCTGTACATGATCCAg AAGAAGAGCCGTGAGGAGTCGAGTGGTGAGGGCAGCGGCGTGGAGATCCTGGCCAACCGACCCTACAGCGATGGCCCCGGGGGCAGTGGCCAGTACACCCACAAGATCTACCATGTCGGCTCCCACATCCCCAGCTGGTTCCGGGCACTGCTCCCCAAAGCCGCACTCCAGGTGGAAGAGGAGTCCTGGAATGCTTATCCCTACACACGCAccag GTACACGTGTCCCTTTGTGGAGAAGTTTTCCATTGAGATCGAGACATACTACCGCCCAGATGCGGGGCAGCAGACCAACATCTTCAACCTGAGTGCGGCGGAGAAGAGGCAGAGGATTTTGG ACACCATTGACATTGTGCGTGATCCCATCTCCCCCGGGGAATACAAGCCCGAGGAGGATCCCAAACTCTACCACTCATCCAAGACGGGCCGGGGGCCGCTGGGGGATGActggctggaggcagcagcgGCCGGCGGGCCCCTGATGTGCGCCTACAAACTCTGCAAGGTGGAGTTCCGATACTGGGGGATGCAGTCCAAGATAGAGCAGTTCATCCACGACGTGG GTTTGAGGAAGGTGATGCTGCGCGCCCACCGCCAAGCCTGGTGCTGGCAGGATGAGTGGACAGACCTGACGATGGAGGATATCcggcagctggaggaggagacGGCGCGAATGCTGGCACAGAAGATGGCCAAGTGTGGCGAGGGCGAGGAGCCACCTGCAGCTGGGATCAGCCCCGAGGGGCAGCCGGAGCCAGATGGTCCtggtgggcaggaggaggcagagctgcaggcgGGGGCCAATACCCCCTCTGATGATACCTTTGCCAAGCAGTGGTCCACCTCTTCCCGGTCTTCCTACTCTTCCCAGCATGGAG GGGGTGTGTCTCCTCAGAGCCTGTCGGAGTGGCGGATGCAGAACATTGCCCGGGACTCGGAGAACAGCTCTGAAGAGGAATTTTTCGATGCCCACG AGGATTTGTCTGACAGTGACGAGGTCTTTGCCAAGGAGATGACCAAGTGGAGCTCCAACGACTTCTTGGACACGCTTGAGCGGCCAGCAGAGCTGGACGAGGCACTGG gggatggagccagTGCCACCAAGGGGGACGGTGAAGGACTGGGGACATCCAGCTTCCCTGAG GGTGTCACGGCAGAGAGCACGGGGCAGATGTGCCGGATCCACGcgctcttcctcatcctccacAGCGGGAACATCCTGGATCAGGGAGCGGGCGAGCCGGGCTCCAAGCAGGCAGATGTGCAGACACTGGCGGCCACCTTTGATGCTGTCACCCGCGTCCACTTTCCCGAGGCACTGGGACATGTGGCCCTGCGTCTGGTGCCCTGCCCGCCCATCTGTGCTGCAGCCTATGCCCTTGTCTCCAA GCTCAGCCCCTACAGCCATGACAGGGACAGTCTGTCCAGCAGCCAGGACCACATCCCATTGGCAGCGCTCCCGCTGCTGGCCACCTCCTCAGGCACCTACCAGCACGCCGTGGGCACCGTCATCACCCGTGCCAACCAGGCCTACGCAGCCTTCCTGCACTCCGGAGAGGGCACTGGCTTCTGCGGCCAG GTGGTGCTGCTAGGGGACTGTGTGGGCGGCATCCTGGGATTCGATGCCCTGTGTCAGAGCCGGGTGGGCtcagggggcagcaggagcagcagccgcCGTGGCAGCCTG AGCATGGAGCCCATCTCCCCGGAGCAGTGTGGTGGCCTGGACCCGCTGGCTGATGGGACAGAGGGAGTGTCAGTGTTGGGCCAGGCTAGCCCTGAGCCgtcagggacacagggggacagcCAACAGCACAGCTCCACGTGCAG cctgcaGGCCAGCGAGGCTCCACTGGAGGCAGAGGTGCCCCGGAGCAGCGCTGTGGCGCTGGATGGGGCGGAGGGTGCCAGCACCCGCCTCGAATTTAAGGTATCCGGCTTCTTCCTCTTCGGTTCCCCACTGGGGCTGGTGCTCGCACTGCGCAAGACCGTCATGCCTGCTCTGGATG tggcCCAGCTGCGTCCTGCCTGCGAGCAGATCTACAACCTCTTCCACGCCGCTGATCCCTGCGCCTCCCGCCTGGAGCCCCTCCTGGCCAAGGCCTTCCATGCTGTGCCCCCGCTCAGCGTGCCCCGATACCAGAAGTATCCCCTGGGTGATGGCACCTCGTCCCTGTTGG CGGAGGCCCTGCAGACACACTCTGCCCTGTTCCTGCCAAAAGTGGATGTGGCTGCTCCTCCTACCCCCactggcagctttgggggcttCTGGAAGGGCAGtgagccagcagagcccccCACTCCTGCCAGCACCAGCGAGGTTGTCAAGA tcCTGGAGCGCTGGTGGGGCCCAAAGCGCATCGACTACTCTCTGTACTGCCCCGATGCCCTGACTGCCTTCCCCACCATCACCCTGCCCCACCTCTTCCACGCCAGCTACTGGGAATCCTCTGACGTGGTGGCCTTCATCCTGCGCCAG GTGATGGAGAAAGAGGGgccacagcctgcagagagcGAGGAGAGCTCCATCTACAGCCCTGCCATCCCTCGGGAGAAGTGGCAGCGCAAGCGCACCCAAGTGAAGATCCGG AATGTGACGGCCAACCACCGCGCCTGTGATGTGATCGTGTGCGAGGGCAAAGCGCAGGTCCTCAGCGGGCGCTTCATGTACGGACCCCTGGATGTGGTGACACTGACTGGGGAGAAG GTGGACATCTACATCATGACGCAGCCGCTGTCAGGGAAGTGGCTGTACTACGGCACTGAGGTGACGAGTGGCAGTGGACGCCTGACCTTCACCATCCCTCCAGACAAGGCTCTGGCCATTGGGATCTACCCTGTGCGCATGGTGGTCAG AGGGGACCACAGCTATGCCGAGGCCTACCTGACCGTGGTGGCCCGTGGCACCGAGTCCGTTGTGTTCAGCATCGATGGCTCCTTCACCGCAAGCGTCTCCATCATGGGCAGTGACCCCAAAGTGCGGGCAGGGGCTGTGGATGTTGTAAG GCACTGGCAGGACTCGGGGTACATGATCATCTACGTGACAGGGCGCCCCGACATGCAGAAGCACCGCGTGGTGGCCTGGCTCTCCCAGCACAACTTCCCCCACGGTGCTGTCTCCTTCTGTGACGGGCTCACCCACGACCCGCTGCGCCAGAAAGCCgccttcctgcagagcctgCGCACCGAG gcagagatCTCCATAGTTGCTGGCTACGGCTCCACCAAGGACGTCTCCGTCTACAGCTCACTGGGACTCACCCCAGCACACATCTACATAGTGGGACGGGCTGTCAAGAAGTTCCACAACCAGTGCCAG TTCCTCTCCGAGGGTTATGTTGCCCACCTGGCCCAGCTGGAAGCCGCAGCCCTGGCCAACTCCCCCAAGGGCCCCCCACGACCTGTGCTGGGCAAAGGCACCTATGGCTGCCCGGCGCCTGTCGACTTCCTGCGGAAGCAGAGCCAGCTGCTGCGCTCCCGCGGCTCCAGCCAGGCAGAGCGGGATGGGGGGCCCCCCTCAGCACCCCCTGGCTTGTCCTGGACCAAGCCCCGCAGTGTCAGCCTCAAGCTGGAGGGTGAGGAGTGA
- the PITPNM1 gene encoding membrane-associated phosphatidylinositol transfer protein 1 isoform X2 — translation MLIKEYHILLPMSLEEYQVAQLYMIQKKSREESSGEGSGVEILANRPYSDGPGGSGQYTHKIYHVGSHIPSWFRALLPKAALQVEEESWNAYPYTRTRYTCPFVEKFSIEIETYYRPDAGQQTNIFNLSAAEKRQRILDTIDIVRDPISPGEYKPEEDPKLYHSSKTGRGPLGDDWLEAAAAGGPLMCAYKLCKVEFRYWGMQSKIEQFIHDVGLRKVMLRAHRQAWCWQDEWTDLTMEDIRQLEEETARMLAQKMAKCGEGEEPPAAGISPEGQPEPDGPGGQEEAELQAGANTPSDDTFAKQWSTSSRSSYSSQHGGGVSPQSLSEWRMQNIARDSENSSEEEFFDAHEDLSDSDEVFAKEMTKWSSNDFLDTLERPAELDEALGDGASATKGDGEGLGTSSFPEGVTAESTGQMCRIHALFLILHSGNILDQGAGEPGSKQADVQTLAATFDAVTRVHFPEALGHVALRLVPCPPICAAAYALVSKLSPYSHDRDSLSSSQDHIPLAALPLLATSSGTYQHAVGTVITRANQAYAAFLHSGEGTGFCGQVVLLGDCVGGILGFDALCQSRVGSGGSRSSSRRGSLSMEPISPEQCGGLDPLADGTEGVSVLGQASPEPSGTQGDSQQHSSTCSLQASEAPLEAEVPRSSAVALDGAEGASTRLEFKVSGFFLFGSPLGLVLALRKTVMPALDVAQLRPACEQIYNLFHAADPCASRLEPLLAKAFHAVPPLSVPRYQKYPLGDGTSSLLAEALQTHSALFLPKVDVAAPPTPTGSFGGFWKGSEPAEPPTPASTSEVVKILERWWGPKRIDYSLYCPDALTAFPTITLPHLFHASYWESSDVVAFILRQVMEKEGPQPAESEESSIYSPAIPREKWQRKRTQVKIRNVTANHRACDVIVCEGKAQVLSGRFMYGPLDVVTLTGEKVDIYIMTQPLSGKWLYYGTEVTSGSGRLTFTIPPDKALAIGIYPVRMVVRGDHSYAEAYLTVVARGTESVVFSIDGSFTASVSIMGSDPKVRAGAVDVVRLLAATHVPS, via the exons atgCTGATCAAGGAGTACCACATCCTGCTGCCCATGAGCCTGGAGGAGTACCAGGTGGCCCAGCTGTACATGATCCAg AAGAAGAGCCGTGAGGAGTCGAGTGGTGAGGGCAGCGGCGTGGAGATCCTGGCCAACCGACCCTACAGCGATGGCCCCGGGGGCAGTGGCCAGTACACCCACAAGATCTACCATGTCGGCTCCCACATCCCCAGCTGGTTCCGGGCACTGCTCCCCAAAGCCGCACTCCAGGTGGAAGAGGAGTCCTGGAATGCTTATCCCTACACACGCAccag GTACACGTGTCCCTTTGTGGAGAAGTTTTCCATTGAGATCGAGACATACTACCGCCCAGATGCGGGGCAGCAGACCAACATCTTCAACCTGAGTGCGGCGGAGAAGAGGCAGAGGATTTTGG ACACCATTGACATTGTGCGTGATCCCATCTCCCCCGGGGAATACAAGCCCGAGGAGGATCCCAAACTCTACCACTCATCCAAGACGGGCCGGGGGCCGCTGGGGGATGActggctggaggcagcagcgGCCGGCGGGCCCCTGATGTGCGCCTACAAACTCTGCAAGGTGGAGTTCCGATACTGGGGGATGCAGTCCAAGATAGAGCAGTTCATCCACGACGTGG GTTTGAGGAAGGTGATGCTGCGCGCCCACCGCCAAGCCTGGTGCTGGCAGGATGAGTGGACAGACCTGACGATGGAGGATATCcggcagctggaggaggagacGGCGCGAATGCTGGCACAGAAGATGGCCAAGTGTGGCGAGGGCGAGGAGCCACCTGCAGCTGGGATCAGCCCCGAGGGGCAGCCGGAGCCAGATGGTCCtggtgggcaggaggaggcagagctgcaggcgGGGGCCAATACCCCCTCTGATGATACCTTTGCCAAGCAGTGGTCCACCTCTTCCCGGTCTTCCTACTCTTCCCAGCATGGAG GGGGTGTGTCTCCTCAGAGCCTGTCGGAGTGGCGGATGCAGAACATTGCCCGGGACTCGGAGAACAGCTCTGAAGAGGAATTTTTCGATGCCCACG AGGATTTGTCTGACAGTGACGAGGTCTTTGCCAAGGAGATGACCAAGTGGAGCTCCAACGACTTCTTGGACACGCTTGAGCGGCCAGCAGAGCTGGACGAGGCACTGG gggatggagccagTGCCACCAAGGGGGACGGTGAAGGACTGGGGACATCCAGCTTCCCTGAG GGTGTCACGGCAGAGAGCACGGGGCAGATGTGCCGGATCCACGcgctcttcctcatcctccacAGCGGGAACATCCTGGATCAGGGAGCGGGCGAGCCGGGCTCCAAGCAGGCAGATGTGCAGACACTGGCGGCCACCTTTGATGCTGTCACCCGCGTCCACTTTCCCGAGGCACTGGGACATGTGGCCCTGCGTCTGGTGCCCTGCCCGCCCATCTGTGCTGCAGCCTATGCCCTTGTCTCCAA GCTCAGCCCCTACAGCCATGACAGGGACAGTCTGTCCAGCAGCCAGGACCACATCCCATTGGCAGCGCTCCCGCTGCTGGCCACCTCCTCAGGCACCTACCAGCACGCCGTGGGCACCGTCATCACCCGTGCCAACCAGGCCTACGCAGCCTTCCTGCACTCCGGAGAGGGCACTGGCTTCTGCGGCCAG GTGGTGCTGCTAGGGGACTGTGTGGGCGGCATCCTGGGATTCGATGCCCTGTGTCAGAGCCGGGTGGGCtcagggggcagcaggagcagcagccgcCGTGGCAGCCTG AGCATGGAGCCCATCTCCCCGGAGCAGTGTGGTGGCCTGGACCCGCTGGCTGATGGGACAGAGGGAGTGTCAGTGTTGGGCCAGGCTAGCCCTGAGCCgtcagggacacagggggacagcCAACAGCACAGCTCCACGTGCAG cctgcaGGCCAGCGAGGCTCCACTGGAGGCAGAGGTGCCCCGGAGCAGCGCTGTGGCGCTGGATGGGGCGGAGGGTGCCAGCACCCGCCTCGAATTTAAGGTATCCGGCTTCTTCCTCTTCGGTTCCCCACTGGGGCTGGTGCTCGCACTGCGCAAGACCGTCATGCCTGCTCTGGATG tggcCCAGCTGCGTCCTGCCTGCGAGCAGATCTACAACCTCTTCCACGCCGCTGATCCCTGCGCCTCCCGCCTGGAGCCCCTCCTGGCCAAGGCCTTCCATGCTGTGCCCCCGCTCAGCGTGCCCCGATACCAGAAGTATCCCCTGGGTGATGGCACCTCGTCCCTGTTGG CGGAGGCCCTGCAGACACACTCTGCCCTGTTCCTGCCAAAAGTGGATGTGGCTGCTCCTCCTACCCCCactggcagctttgggggcttCTGGAAGGGCAGtgagccagcagagcccccCACTCCTGCCAGCACCAGCGAGGTTGTCAAGA tcCTGGAGCGCTGGTGGGGCCCAAAGCGCATCGACTACTCTCTGTACTGCCCCGATGCCCTGACTGCCTTCCCCACCATCACCCTGCCCCACCTCTTCCACGCCAGCTACTGGGAATCCTCTGACGTGGTGGCCTTCATCCTGCGCCAG GTGATGGAGAAAGAGGGgccacagcctgcagagagcGAGGAGAGCTCCATCTACAGCCCTGCCATCCCTCGGGAGAAGTGGCAGCGCAAGCGCACCCAAGTGAAGATCCGG AATGTGACGGCCAACCACCGCGCCTGTGATGTGATCGTGTGCGAGGGCAAAGCGCAGGTCCTCAGCGGGCGCTTCATGTACGGACCCCTGGATGTGGTGACACTGACTGGGGAGAAG GTGGACATCTACATCATGACGCAGCCGCTGTCAGGGAAGTGGCTGTACTACGGCACTGAGGTGACGAGTGGCAGTGGACGCCTGACCTTCACCATCCCTCCAGACAAGGCTCTGGCCATTGGGATCTACCCTGTGCGCATGGTGGTCAG AGGGGACCACAGCTATGCCGAGGCCTACCTGACCGTGGTGGCCCGTGGCACCGAGTCCGTTGTGTTCAGCATCGATGGCTCCTTCACCGCAAGCGTCTCCATCATGGGCAGTGACCCCAAAGTGCGGGCAGGGGCTGTGGATGTTGTAAG GCTCCTGGCAGCCACCCATGTCCCCTCCTAG